The genomic window taaaacacaataaaatattaagttttaatcctaagataggattatcgttataaatatgtcaaaaaacCAAGGGATTaaacctgaaaataaaatataagataaaacattacaataaataaatttacattaattttctaacaaaatattttaacaaaattcaatgGGACGATTTTAGGACATCCTCACTATATCTAACAACCGAAAAATACCCAAACATAAaagatttgttaattatttactttttagcaTGTTTGTACTGGTCATGCAACTTCTTCGCGATTTTATACAAGCTACTACTATTGAAAGGCAAAGATCTTAAATCTTTACCGGCCAATATACTATTAAATCCGTTAAAATAAGTGAACACAATCATCTTGCAAAAATTATgcacaatattaaatttcaactccGTAGAATGCTCGCATTCTACGAAGTTGAAATTTACGTTCTGAAAAACCGTTTTCCTAATCACttttaacaaatgttttttgtttgggtcatttttcaaaataaatttggcAATATTATACGCCTtagtcatatttaataaaaatctactatttatataattaagcCTAGTAGCAACGGCCCCCCCAAACTCTTTTTCGcgcacaaaatttaaaaattcattttcctcCTCCTGCTGCAAAAACACATTATACTTACACTTctcacacttttttattttaatgttttttaagatGTACCCGCCTACATATGCAAtagcatttttttctaaatcattgaaaatattactcAAAACTTCActctaataagaaaaaaaaaaaaacattagtaacaaataaaagtaattttttgtaactgttttcagaaaattttaaaatcgataaaaataactattctaactataattttttagaaacgtAGAAACATAATCaagttcttaaataaatttaacaaaagttatcaataattgttaataatcaaaagttattatttaccTGTAGGATAAATGTTTGCAATGGAATCAGCAAATCCGACCCATCATCTTCACAATTCCCTCCCACAGAATGTTTACTAACTAAGTTAGTGACCAGAAGAGATTTGTAAAACGGTCCAAAAGCATGGCACGATGGATTCGACCACCGACTTCCTCGTTGACGAACTTTACCGAAAAAATTCTCTAAAGGATCTTGGTTCAAAAACCTGGGAACCAACGTCTTTATTCCAAGATCCTTTAATTTATTCgtcagtaaaattaaatttgtcaaCGTAAACACCCAATTTTTGAAAGTCGGTGGGCGTGTCATTCGTCTTCCACTCGAGTCGTGGCATTCCATACTTTTGAAAATGGGGATAGCCTCTCTCCAAAACTTTACTTGTAAGCTATCCCCTTCCTTAAGATCAATCTGAGTTTTGAGTTTTTTTCCTCCTTCGTTGAAAGGTCCGCAACCATTGACGCTATCGAACACATcatccataaattttaaaaaaactgccGTTTCTGTAGCGCGCCTCTCCATTTTCGTTTCACCAATAGTGAATTCTGAAAAATAAACCTCATTTAagctttgttttatatttacatttaattggcAATAAAAGTTTTACGCAAACACTTACACACTTTGCTAGTGATGAAAtgtagaaaatcaaattttaaaaattattgtccaTTTACTGAAGAATtaagaatatttgtaaaaatgtgaatctttaataaaataaactttaacttACCACTTTTGGCCATTAAATTGATTCCTGCCGCAACTGAACGACTAAAAATTTGGGCACAAACagaaactttcattttttttaaaatttttggattgacATGATGCTCCGTCAACTTGTGCATGACTCTAAGATCGCCACTTGGAGAGTCCAATGTCCATGCCTTCAGGATATCGTTCCACTTCGCCACTTTTTTTTCACCGTCGATCtggaatgaaatattttttgttaacaaattatttcttataccTTTTAAGAGATGGGGAGTGTCAAAGAGAGGAATTATTGTTGAATCTCCAATTTCAAAAACTTGATGCCTGAGTTCCTCACCTCGGGCCAAATATTTTCCCCGCGTATCCTCTAGTAAACGATGGATCGCGTTGATATTATTTCACCCTTGGTCACAAATAGTACCGACAACATTAAATCCAGCATTTTGAGCAgccaaaataatttctttaatggCCTTTACTATTTGTGGCCCTTTTGCGGCTCCATTCACGAACTGATATAGCACCGGCTGTTTCCAATTTTGGACAATTCCTCTTAACATAAAAAcctgtaataatgaaaaaaaagtttgagtTAAAAtagatatcataaaaaaaattataatataagatttttagaataaatgaaGAGTTATGGGTACAAtgattaaatcaaatataaatcggcatttttgtcaacaaattcgatctataaatatattttattatatgagtGAGTAATAAAAGAGATTAAAATGTGTTACAACATAACCAACCCTTTGTAATTCTAAACAATTCGGTATTATTTGTACTACcaaaagcaataaatatttaattacgatTCTTtgcttttaagttttatttttacaaaatattttgttattacagTTACCTTTCAAGTAGgcataattttattactaaaagtGATGACGATTTGTTTAGAATTATAATCAAGGGACAATTTATGGTTTACTTAAGTTTATCTGTCCTTCAATTTGTTAAATTCCAcacccatttaaaaaaaattatgttattatactTTCCAAAAcatagtttttgtaaattttgttattgttccgcaaaaatttttattatattgtaaaaaagtggGCGGGTGATATGAAAGATATTAAAATACGGGTAAATTGTTATCAtgattctaatttaaatattataacatattttattttgaaaaacaataatttataataaaaatgtgtgttaaaaatttgtataacgcGAAAAGTTAAATGTAATGTAAACTGTAATTTTAAATAGCAACTTACTTGTACATGATCCGCAATCTTATCGGTTTGGTGATCCCCAAAATCTTCAAAACCTTCAACGCAATCTTTATGGACATTATACGTCAAATTACGTGATAGACTCATTTCGTCAAAAAGTAAGACGCATGTCCGGTTTGAAGGATCGAGTCTATTCACCATTCGACTAAGTCCATTAAAGATTTCCAAATTAAGTCCTGGTGACACGGGTAAGcggtttaaaaatttcatcaggGTGACTCTTGACGGAAGCGCAAATATCTTGGATAGCAATCTGTATCCACTTGGGCTCTGTTTAAACAAAGCCAGAGACATAACCTTGTCGTCTGTGGAAAATCGACGCcccttcattttcttttttgagcaACTAATCTGactcaaaaaaaactttctgcAATTCTCGTTCAGAGTTTCTGTAAGTTTGTTGAAACTTGCTTGCGACGAGAATTGTTCTGCTTTTTTTAAGCGAGCTTGAAAATTTAACGACTTGCGAAGCTGGTATGATGCCCGCCGTTGAAATTTTCGTGCTGTAATATACAATCGCTTTTTCTGAGGCGACAATCTAACTTTTGTTAATGAGTCCAAATACTCTGCACCTTAAAAATGAGAATGATCAAATtattactatacatatatttaaatttaagtggcATATGGAAGATTGtatcaaaaaagaattattatcatatagccacgacaaattattttaatggcaTAATCTTTTAGTATACctacttataaattaaatgcGTGTCGAAACGGCATTCATAATAAAGCGATTAATTTtcaaggtatttaaattttgttttatttattcatttcaaaatttatagaacTAGAATTTGAggttactattaaaaaaaattgtttgaactgAAAAAATGCTTACCATGTAGAGACACAGGTGTTCTAGGAGGTGATTTTTCTTGAACCAAACGACTCGGACCAGGAACAGCTAATTCTTTCAAACTACCAGGTTCTTGAACCAATTCATTTGGCCTTGAAACATTCACCTCCAAAGAAGAATACGCCTCTTCCACATCTGCATTTCTCTGGACTTCTGGaagagtaaaaataaatatgatataaaaaaccatttttcgaACACGAAACGTCTCCTTGAATCATAGTTTACTTGATTCGAGTGAAAAAGTCAcctattttttgattataaatatagcTTTACAAATTGAATTCCTTTAAATTTCGTATTCTAATAGTATTTATTCTTCGATTATTTGATAATCAaaagtttcataaatatttgcaaaaaataaaaatggtattttattgaaaataaaatttttaataacactcTCGATCTTCTAGAtctagagtaaaaaaaaaaattttaataatgaaattataaacagactgtgttcttaaaaacaattgtcaatttaaacaaaaattgaaataattgttttattttagaaataccgttttgtaatttacacaaaaatgaatttaaaagctACATATCGAACATATTTAAGTgacgtataatatttattttttttaatggtacgATCAACTACTTATTAtcgattatttattaacaatcaaCTATCCTACAAAATAGAACTCGTGTATCAGAAATtggcataaaattaaaataattagattcaaaaaaattcaatttgagtTTATTTACATTGAGTTGATAGGTATTAGTAAACTTATACAGTTATAAgattactttcaaaattaaaaagcgTTCATATAAAGAAaacgtttttgtaaaaaattatattcttttgatcacgatttatgttattttatataacttcaTTTGATTATAACTATTTATCTTACCTTTATTAACCGGCAAAGCAGTCTTTTTAAGATTTGTAACATTGTGAAATGTAGCATATTTCATTTCTTCCGGAAAGTGTTTATCGCAAATACGGTAAGATTTTCGTTTTGAAATATCCAAGTCCGGACGTCCAATGAATGTAGCCCAAATCTTAAATCGCTGTGgacaaaaataatagttatcTTTTGCGTTTGTATTGAAACTTCTTAAAAACTACACGTCTTAAAATTATAAGGAACTATGCATTCGACCACTTAATTTAGTGAAATATATTCataccatttataaaaatttttgtcattaaatGATGTACacatttattaacaatattccaATAATTCACACATTAGATTTTTTAGGTtggaattttgtgttttttttatttaatttataaaaaaaaactaaacaattgtAAGAAATGACATACTTGTTGacttaatttagtaaatatacTCAACTCATGCCATCAttggaatttattatttaaataaacatttattaacagTAACATGATACGTCCACATGAGatttttaggttaggttacaattttttgtattaaatttataaaaaaccaaacattttaaaattgtaagaaattatGTATTCgttaaacttaatttataatgaaatatactCATTTCATGATTggatatctttttaaaattcaataatgtacacatttaataacaataatctaATATTTCCATATGAgtttattaagttaaaaattcaataaataataatttgaatatgtaGGTACTTACATTATCGCCAGGTAACACATGCATTTTTGTTTCACTCACTTTACTTTCGCATCCAGGTACACCACAATTGACtcccatttttatttattaaatattttaataattcacaaataataaatttaaatgtatctaTCAGtatctatacaaaaattattttgtaaataaacataatgaCAGTAGACAAAACTATTTATAGTCGATAACATAGAgtacaacatatattttttctttgtttttgtttaaatcagcGCTACAGGTAGCAGAATCGGAactaaatttatctaaaaagttCCCATAATGTAACAAGGATACGAGATTTCAGCGTATGGATAGGagataattaagtaatttacaaataaatatacattcatacatacaaaatatgcGCGAAAATCATAACCACTACTTGAcaattggataaaaatattttcaaaaaaatttgtttttctcttTAGAGGAAGATTATGATATTGGAAGAAAAATCGCCCAAATTCCCTCTCAATTTTGCCGCTTCTTACTTTACATATCGTGCTTATAACTAATTTGTCCTGCTGAACGCATCCTGACAAGTTAGTAAAAGTGAAGGTATTacgatttttaaatgaaaaacaacagtattatttaataaaaatgtttaaagaagtatttaaacaattaaaatcaaagaaaaatccACCAAATTTGTGTggagtttataattttaattcagaacgaagtatttttaacaaggtaaaaatgaataacacatttttatttcaacaaattgtttaaattataattatttgaaggTTAGACCATATGCAGTAaaaccaaatttattaaatacgaaaaataataaatttaaatattttggattaaaaCCTCCAGAAACATGGAatgtttatgaaattattgaaaaaccaGGTACTAATAATATCACATACTATATTTAGAGACAACAATTCCAGTAAGAATGAACCTTAAGGTATTTCGGATGATAATTTACCaccaaaaaattacattttaacatttttaacctAATAGAGGCTCGCTTCGCTCGCCTGAATATAAAAAgttacatgaatattccctattctcaatattaataaacttgaaaaatttcaattttttttttcatttgtctcAAGTCTTTTTAAGCGAGCGTACgtgtttgaaaatttgatgaGACCCTCGCGGATTTCTCGAGACAATTGAGAAATTGGATATGTGGCTCGCAGGTTGTAATTCTTGTCATGAGAATAAAGAATTGATGTCTGTCGGCACAAGAGTTATTTGCAAACCAGAACATTAATTATCGTGCATACGAAATTGGTCGCGAAATGATGACTAGATTCATACGAGCGGATCCTTGTCATTTAAACGGAAGGATAAAGTGCTCTCTTTATCGGCAGTAAATATCAGCATTATAATCAACGAGTCACCAGTTCGGATCAATCCATTGTTGCTTTACCAAAGAATGTACAAAGCGAAAAATTCCGAGACTGACCTGAAACATTTTCTGTCATACGAGCTCGCTCCGTTCCCATTGTCTTGGTTGACCGAAGAAGGAATGCGAAAAGGAACAAAGCCGCTGTTACACAATGCCTTAGAACCTTTGACAGAAAATTTACAACCTGCGAGCCACATGTCCAATTTCTCAATGTCGCAATTGTCTCGAGAAATCCGCGAGGttctaatcaatttttcaaacacTTACGCTCGCTTAAAAAGACTCGAGAcaagtgaaaaaataataaattttttcgaagttttttcGATTGATATCTCAATAACGATGGACGATAGGTCAAAAATGTAAAGGATCTTTATTGTAGAtcgtgaaaaaaaacaaaaaaaaaagcattgcataaaaattttcgtatctCAACGAAGAACCGAATtatgaaaaaactaaatttaacccttttttcaagatggcggaaAATCCACAAAGAAATTTCGGTCGACAATTCGAAGTTAAGCTTTTCTACGCCTTCTCCAcgtaatatcaaaaatttagctTGTTAGGTTCATATGCTTATCTACACCGTTTTTTCCGACGTAATGACTGGATGTATTTTCGATtggattttgaattaattaattattttcttattccaGCTAAGTTCATTTTTGCTGgaattaattattctatttagtataaaattatatactaagagaaaattgttttttaggtttaatatttgtgaaaaatccATTTACAAGTTTAGGACAACGTTATTGGATTTGTAGATGTATGACGGATTATACAAAGAAaccacaaaaatcaaatttggatTCTATAATTGAAAATGATGATGAATTCAATAACATATTCGAATccgatttattacaaaaattacgtTGGATTACCTTGGGATATCATCATAATTGGGATACAAAAGTTGGTaaataaaattggaataaaTATAATGTGTGTAATCGAGgtattaaaacagaaaaattaccAAAAGTTCGGCAAATTTAAAAGTACACCTCTGATTTTTATGAGGCCGTAtgcaaaaagtgtttttaaatttacgcGTGTAAAGCGCTTACAAGTTCATAATAGCCAATCGTGCGAAAAATTAAGGAAAtcgaaaaattgggaaaatttcgtcttttttcagattttggcgattataatcCAAAAGGATtagggtgtcttttttaagttgacatatacttgaaactcgataaataaatttaatcaagggaaatgtttcaaacgaataATGTTAGTTATAAAGGCACACgtcttataccggcatcgaattctatctaagttttcaggttcaattaaaacttaatctgattcataactgacaaacattagatgaacgctttaaattttaaagaggtTCTTtttaaatacgcaaacatttttttgtaaaccgaatagttttgacagaaattgatagaaaaaaatctaGCTGTTTGCGTGTTCGCtcgtatttgaaaatttattgtatatattggaaaattttgtttaaaaagtgtctagatttcgcagaaataattatacaaaataacaattttgatacgaaaaacaattttgggtaaaacttttcaatccTAAACTGTagggtttgcggaaaaatgtttagaacaaaaaatgttacttttttaattaataacaacttTCAGTAGATTGGAGATACGATGgaatagagtgagcttttcatggAGCTTGAAAAGCTAGATTAAGTTTAATGCCTGCGTAAGatgtttgaagaatttttatcgataaaaatgttttttcgaatttcaagcatatgtcaacttaaaaaagagacACCTTgtatatcaattaaatttaaataagctaaatttaaataagtaaaaagctaaattaaattttaatttttgatagatttacgatgataaaaataaagatgtATTTCCAAGCGATTTAAGTGAAATGTGTGAATATGTAGCAGATatgttaaattttgataattttaaatcagaagcagcgattattaattattatcatatggATTCTACATTATCAGGGCATACGGATCATTCTGAACATAATTTAAATGcaccattattttcatttaggtACGTAAATAGAGTTTTATTGATTCATAGATGTTTATACATTACATCTAGATTGCTTTTAAAAGTTTACGGTCTTTGTGATAAAAAGAactgtattcgttgtgtgcgtagtcatggtagggacaataaaatcgatgccagcgctttaagtgaaaaattttggagttaaagggggctgttatgactaatttgcaattctttacatgttaatataatagaaatgtcaaattaaaattattgaaaaacactaagtaattaaacttaatgcattaaaaattgtgaaaataagaaatcaaattgaacaaatattatttttcaaatgtaaattatcataattatttatttaaatttgtgagacaagaatattaaattttaaatgtaagtaattttagtcacaagtttgtaattaaatcttaaaaatattgattagtccagccaacaagttcaaatttgtgaaatataaAGACAAGGGTCGTAAAAATACGCGTGTAtccgaatc from Chrysoperla carnea chromosome 2, inChrCarn1.1, whole genome shotgun sequence includes these protein-coding regions:
- the LOC123291772 gene encoding uncharacterized protein LOC123291772 isoform X1; amino-acid sequence: MGVNCGVPGCESKVSETKMHVLPGDNRFKIWATFIGRPDLDISKRKSYRICDKHFPEEMKYATFHNVTNLKKTALPVNKEVQRNADVEEAYSSLEVNVSRPNELVQEPGSLKELAVPGPSRLVQEKSPPRTPVSLHGAEYLDSLTKVRLSPQKKRLYITARKFQRRASYQLRKSLNFQARLKKAEQFSSQASFNKLTETLNENCRKFFLSQISCSKKKMKGRRFSTDDKVMSLALFKQSPSGYRLLSKIFALPSRVTLMKFLNRLPVSPGLNLEIFNGLSRMVNRLDPSNRTCVLLFDEMSLSRNLTYNVHKDCVEGFEDFGDHQTDKIADHVQVFMLRGIVQNWKQPVLYQFVNGAAKGPQIVKAIKEIILAAQNAGFNVVGTICDQG
- the LOC123291772 gene encoding uncharacterized protein LOC123291772 isoform X2, which produces MRFKIWATFIGRPDLDISKRKSYRICDKHFPEEMKYATFHNVTNLKKTALPVNKEVQRNADVEEAYSSLEVNVSRPNELVQEPGSLKELAVPGPSRLVQEKSPPRTPVSLHGAEYLDSLTKVRLSPQKKRLYITARKFQRRASYQLRKSLNFQARLKKAEQFSSQASFNKLTETLNENCRKFFLSQISCSKKKMKGRRFSTDDKVMSLALFKQSPSGYRLLSKIFALPSRVTLMKFLNRLPVSPGLNLEIFNGLSRMVNRLDPSNRTCVLLFDEMSLSRNLTYNVHKDCVEGFEDFGDHQTDKIADHVQVFMLRGIVQNWKQPVLYQFVNGAAKGPQIVKAIKEIILAAQNAGFNVVGTICDQG
- the LOC123293065 gene encoding nucleic acid dioxygenase ALKBH1, whose product is MFKEVFKQLKSKKNPPNLCGFGLKPPETWNVYEIIEKPGLIFVKNPFTSLGQRYWICRCMTDYTKKPQKSNLDSIIENDDEFNNIFESDLLQKLRWITLGYHHNWDTKIYDDKNKDVFPSDLSEMCEYVADMLNFDNFKSEAAIINYYHMDSTLSGHTDHSEHNLNAPLFSFSFGQTAVFMVGGLTKDDEPLAIFLNSGDIVIMTNETRLCYHAVPCILKTTNETWNCIDDEEEAAANKEEANEEEFDQIQRNSNIDLINKCKNATFFKPFHKYLQTSRININIRQVY